A genomic region of Methanosarcina thermophila TM-1 contains the following coding sequences:
- a CDS encoding glycosyltransferase family 4 protein has product MNKQLKVLFIGTYVPKECGIATFTADLLNSVSWGYNDIHCEVIALNDPSETHNYPDEVVFQIQRDRIEDYYRAADYINQSDIDIVCLQHEFGLFWGNAGDYIFALLSGINKPVISTMHTVIREPEPEYRVSTEKLIRYSEKLIVMSQTAVDMLKDVYKAPADKIELIFHGVPDYPFDTCDKYKKMLNLKGSPLVLTFGLLSPNKGIESMLDALPEVVSQYPDLVYLILGATHPMIKKNFGEAYREYLKNKVSELGLEKNVVFHDKFVEKEELCKYILASDIYVSPYLSKEQIVSGALTYAIGMGKAIISTPYWYAQEMLADNRGLLVDFGDTNGFRDSLLHLIESPEECDNMRKKAYDFGRKMTWKNVGKQYNTVFTKALKSYSAYSSTSNRFSFLPNELPEVKLDYLKLLTDDVGIIQHSNLGVPARHHGYSTDDVGRALVALTKLIDSQKKAEELWKLITTYMSFLEHAQTETGHFHNFMSYKREFLDEKGSEDTLGRAIYGLGHVVSCPYLSRNMRTLAHTLISKAMPEMKKLSYPRAKAYTMCGLYEILRTDVDVDEFEPVFNSRRDAVKPIDSLASKDDFESIFISHADSLVELYEANHKEDWDWFEPIVTYSNAKLSEALLLAYDYTKDRTYRKVGLATLDFLTEIQWKGDFFDVVGNDGWYSYNGEKPIFDQQPIEAGYLTQAYISAYEIVRDRKYLELAKYAFEYFLGRNRLQAVMYDYSTGAVCDGLNRDGMNCNQGAESVICFLMALTSLNKHMKKAFSTTLLQSSTSGELDDGALEKRKSLLSANQAE; this is encoded by the coding sequence TTGAATAAGCAACTGAAAGTGTTATTTATAGGAACCTATGTTCCAAAAGAATGTGGGATTGCCACATTCACAGCCGATCTTTTAAATTCAGTATCCTGGGGATACAATGATATTCATTGTGAGGTAATCGCTTTGAACGATCCCTCTGAAACCCACAATTATCCTGATGAAGTCGTTTTTCAAATCCAGAGGGACAGAATCGAGGATTATTACCGGGCTGCAGATTACATAAATCAGTCCGATATTGATATTGTATGTCTCCAGCACGAATTTGGGCTTTTCTGGGGAAACGCAGGAGACTACATTTTTGCTCTGCTATCAGGAATCAACAAACCTGTAATAAGCACGATGCATACTGTAATTCGGGAACCTGAACCTGAATATCGGGTGTCCACTGAGAAGCTCATAAGGTATTCCGAAAAACTAATTGTAATGAGCCAGACTGCAGTGGATATGTTAAAAGATGTTTACAAGGCTCCTGCTGACAAGATCGAATTGATCTTCCATGGAGTGCCTGACTATCCGTTCGATACCTGCGATAAATATAAAAAAATGTTGAACCTGAAAGGATCTCCGCTTGTCCTTACTTTTGGGCTTCTAAGCCCGAATAAAGGCATCGAGAGTATGCTTGATGCTCTTCCCGAAGTCGTAAGCCAGTATCCTGACCTTGTTTATCTAATACTGGGTGCCACGCATCCAATGATTAAAAAGAACTTTGGAGAAGCATACAGGGAATACCTCAAGAACAAGGTCTCAGAACTCGGGCTTGAGAAGAATGTAGTGTTCCATGACAAATTTGTCGAAAAAGAAGAACTCTGTAAGTATATCCTTGCCAGTGATATTTACGTATCTCCTTACCTCTCCAAAGAACAAATAGTAAGCGGAGCTCTTACCTACGCAATTGGCATGGGAAAAGCAATAATTTCCACTCCTTACTGGTATGCCCAGGAAATGCTTGCCGATAATCGAGGTTTGCTTGTTGATTTTGGAGATACGAATGGTTTTAGAGATTCTCTTTTGCACTTAATAGAAAGTCCAGAAGAGTGTGATAATATGCGCAAAAAAGCATATGACTTTGGCAGGAAGATGACATGGAAAAACGTAGGTAAACAATATAATACAGTTTTCACCAAAGCCTTAAAGAGCTACAGTGCCTATTCCAGCACCTCAAACAGATTTAGTTTCCTTCCAAACGAGCTGCCTGAAGTAAAACTTGATTACCTTAAGCTGTTGACCGATGACGTGGGCATTATACAGCATTCCAATCTTGGTGTACCGGCTCGCCATCACGGGTACAGTACTGATGACGTAGGCCGGGCTCTTGTTGCACTGACAAAATTGATAGACAGTCAAAAGAAAGCCGAGGAACTATGGAAGTTGATTACCACATACATGAGCTTCCTTGAACATGCCCAGACAGAGACAGGTCATTTCCATAATTTCATGAGTTATAAAAGGGAATTTCTGGATGAAAAGGGCAGCGAAGATACTCTCGGGCGTGCCATTTACGGGCTTGGGCATGTGGTAAGCTGTCCTTACCTCTCGAGAAATATGCGCACCCTTGCTCATACCCTTATAAGCAAAGCCATGCCTGAGATGAAGAAACTTAGCTATCCCAGAGCAAAAGCGTATACTATGTGCGGTTTATATGAAATTCTCAGAACAGATGTGGATGTCGATGAATTCGAACCTGTATTTAATTCGCGCAGGGATGCCGTGAAGCCCATAGACTCCCTTGCAAGTAAAGACGACTTTGAATCCATTTTTATCAGCCACGCTGATTCTCTCGTCGAGTTGTACGAGGCTAACCATAAAGAAGATTGGGACTGGTTTGAACCTATAGTAACTTATAGCAATGCAAAATTAAGTGAAGCCCTTTTACTGGCTTATGATTACACAAAAGACAGGACTTACAGGAAGGTTGGGCTCGCTACCCTCGATTTTCTCACTGAGATCCAGTGGAAAGGTGACTTTTTTGATGTGGTTGGAAACGATGGCTGGTATTCCTATAATGGGGAAAAACCGATCTTTGACCAACAACCCATCGAAGCAGGTTATCTAACTCAGGCTTATATTTCGGCTTACGAAATTGTGCGTGATAGGAAATATCTTGAGCTTGCAAAATACGCTTTTGAATATTTCCTCGGAAGAAATCGTTTGCAAGCTGTCATGTATGATTATTCCACAGGTGCGGTCTGTGACGGGCTCAACCGCGATGGTATGAACTGTAACCAGGGTGCGGAGTCCGTAATTTGCTTCCTTATGGCTTTAACTTCTTTAAACAAACACATGAAGAAAGCTTTCAGTACAACATTATTGCAATCCAGCACAAGCGGTGAACTGGATGATGGGGCTCTGGAGAAAAGAAAGAGCCTTTTGTCAGCAAATCAGGCGGAGTGA
- a CDS encoding PrsW family intramembrane metalloprotease encodes MIVGSFTVPVAYVAFLYERRQFSRLKMPTVSLAFLYGGLVAIIATSFLGPLFIIRYNPGETLAVGLVEEFAKILGVVMISRHRRHDQEMDGLILGAAVGMGFAALESTGYAFTSFLMSSGSISATVEVTLFRGLLSPLGHGTWTAILASVLFRESKDCCFRINLHVIGAYLFVSVLHAMWNGLSLVLTPVIGLELGAITTWVVVGFIGLYVLGARWREAVRLQIAALPTETEAR; translated from the coding sequence GTGATAGTCGGCAGTTTTACAGTTCCGGTTGCCTACGTTGCGTTTTTATACGAACGCAGGCAATTTAGCCGCCTTAAGATGCCAACCGTCTCCCTGGCTTTCCTGTACGGTGGGCTTGTGGCTATTATCGCCACTTCTTTTTTAGGTCCACTATTTATTATCCGGTATAATCCAGGAGAGACTCTGGCAGTAGGGCTCGTTGAGGAATTTGCTAAAATCCTGGGGGTAGTGATGATTTCACGCCACAGGCGACATGACCAGGAAATGGACGGGCTGATCCTAGGCGCGGCAGTAGGGATGGGGTTTGCTGCCCTTGAAAGTACAGGTTATGCCTTTACGAGCTTCCTGATGAGTTCGGGAAGCATTTCGGCAACAGTGGAAGTGACATTATTCCGTGGTCTGCTTTCCCCACTGGGACACGGAACATGGACAGCAATTTTAGCCAGTGTACTCTTCCGTGAGAGCAAAGACTGTTGCTTCCGGATAAACCTGCACGTGATTGGCGCATACCTGTTTGTCTCCGTTCTGCACGCAATGTGGAATGGGTTGTCCCTGGTTCTTACTCCAGTTATTGGTCTTGAGCTAGGTGCGATCACCACCTGGGTTGTGGTAGGCTTTATTGGATTGTATGTGCTAGGGGCGCGCTGGCGAGAAGCGGTCAGGTTACAAATAGCTGCTTTACCAACAGAAACCGAGGCCAGATAA